Proteins co-encoded in one Polluticoccus soli genomic window:
- a CDS encoding tetratricopeptide repeat protein — translation MSSKVPIAKNEFAWISLAPQLTVCGILVYIFWLLTHDLPISMMISGIAFYCLSLAMRAVLIADHKKGFKLITAGNFEAAIPYIEASLKHLTRNTWIDKYRYVALTSSRRTFREMDLCNIAFCYSQLGNLEMCKQYYQQAMDEYPNSTIASTALRFITTTGA, via the coding sequence ATGAGTTCAAAAGTTCCAATTGCAAAAAACGAATTCGCATGGATATCACTTGCACCCCAACTTACCGTTTGCGGAATATTGGTCTATATATTCTGGCTGCTCACTCATGACCTACCAATATCCATGATGATTTCCGGCATAGCATTCTACTGTCTTTCACTAGCTATGCGCGCTGTATTAATAGCTGACCACAAAAAGGGATTTAAACTGATAACTGCGGGAAATTTCGAAGCTGCCATTCCTTATATAGAAGCTAGCTTGAAACATCTAACGCGCAATACCTGGATAGACAAATACCGCTATGTGGCACTAACATCTTCGCGTCGCACATTCAGAGAAATGGATTTGTGCAACATAGCATTTTGTTATAGCCAGCTTGGCAACCTGGAAATGTGTAAACAATATTATCAGCAAGCAATGGACGAATATCCCAATAGCACTATTGCTTCAACTGCCCTGCGCTTTATAACGACTACTGGCGCCTAA
- a CDS encoding REP-associated tyrosine transposase produces the protein MSRNYKIHDQQGVYFITFTIVSWIDVFTRPLYKDLFLESVQYCQENKGFKVHAYCIMTNHVHFIASAENNKLSDIISDLKKFTSKKIISEIDLNIQESRKSWMMSIFRNAGAYNRNNEQYQFWQQHNHPIELYTGPVIQQKLYYIHNNPVVAGYVVDAENYPYSSAHDYAGGKGKLKIDLLY, from the coding sequence ATGAGCAGAAACTACAAGATACACGACCAGCAAGGTGTGTATTTTATCACCTTCACTATCGTAAGCTGGATCGACGTGTTTACCCGTCCGCTTTATAAAGACCTGTTTTTGGAAAGCGTGCAGTACTGCCAGGAAAATAAAGGCTTCAAAGTGCATGCATACTGCATCATGACCAACCATGTACACTTCATAGCCAGCGCAGAAAACAACAAACTATCCGACATCATCAGCGACCTGAAAAAATTCACCAGCAAAAAGATCATCAGCGAAATAGACCTAAACATCCAGGAATCGAGAAAGTCATGGATGATGTCGATATTCCGCAACGCCGGGGCATATAACCGTAACAATGAGCAATACCAATTCTGGCAACAACACAACCACCCGATAGAATTATACACCGGTCCCGTCATTCAGCAGAAACTCTATTACATACATAATAATCCCGTTGTAGCCGGTTACGTTGTTGATGCTGAAAACTATCCCTACAGCAGTGCACACGATTATGCGGGCGGCAAGGGCAAATTGAAAATTGATCTATTGTATTGA
- a CDS encoding T9SS type A sorting domain-containing protein → MKKILLSTTMLVAASAGYAQPGTLDASFGTGGKVEGNFGQYYYSKAYATAIQPDGKILVAGELQYAGPPAATWDFLVARYNPDGTLDNTFSGDGWAKFDCNSGKDIVYAMKLQPDGKILLAGTSIVSSQWNSVVFRVNADGSQDIAFGTNGWASWGDAGAFKGVALYADGRIAAGGSSQNDDAGFVRRFSAGGVPDGNFMPLTGVGYNIGINNDLKNAVNGVAVHNDGKVTVTGWGMSQASQTKFGFLKVKADGSYVDNTFYGSGVFADNSYSNLDRFYAMTLQPDGKILAAGMSGTQSGLTDFVLMRFDENGYRDNSFGNNGVARAMTLSSYNVINAIALQNDGRVVVAGATPGGSGLDFALLRFNPNGSLDNSFDGDGKATTSNTGGDDLAYGVAIQSDGKIVAAGFSGSQPNYTLVRYLGGDGVNVNEIANNASLKVYPNPGSGLFVMQTANADVAYTVTDINGRIVSTGLTAKGQTTVDLTKNANGIYLLQIENETVKLVKQ, encoded by the coding sequence ATGAAGAAAATATTACTAAGTACAACGATGCTCGTGGCTGCAAGTGCAGGCTATGCACAGCCTGGAACTCTCGACGCCAGTTTTGGTACCGGTGGTAAAGTAGAAGGTAACTTCGGACAATATTATTATTCCAAGGCCTATGCAACGGCTATACAACCCGATGGAAAAATATTGGTGGCCGGAGAACTGCAATATGCAGGACCGCCTGCTGCAACCTGGGATTTCCTGGTGGCACGTTATAACCCCGATGGTACTTTGGATAATACCTTTAGCGGCGATGGATGGGCGAAGTTCGATTGCAACTCGGGGAAAGATATTGTTTATGCAATGAAGCTGCAGCCAGATGGAAAGATATTGCTGGCGGGCACTTCTATTGTATCATCACAGTGGAACAGTGTAGTGTTCAGGGTCAATGCTGACGGTTCGCAGGACATAGCGTTTGGTACAAATGGCTGGGCTTCCTGGGGCGATGCAGGGGCTTTTAAAGGCGTTGCGCTGTATGCCGATGGCAGAATTGCTGCCGGTGGATCTTCTCAGAACGACGATGCCGGATTTGTCAGGCGTTTTAGTGCCGGCGGCGTACCCGATGGCAATTTTATGCCACTCACCGGCGTGGGGTACAATATCGGGATCAACAATGATCTTAAGAATGCTGTAAACGGCGTGGCCGTACATAACGACGGAAAGGTAACGGTGACCGGTTGGGGCATGAGCCAGGCATCCCAGACGAAATTTGGTTTCCTAAAGGTGAAAGCCGATGGTAGTTATGTGGATAACACATTCTATGGCAGCGGTGTATTTGCTGATAATAGCTATTCAAATCTCGACAGGTTCTATGCAATGACCCTGCAGCCGGATGGGAAAATTTTGGCGGCAGGCATGTCTGGCACGCAATCCGGATTGACTGATTTCGTATTAATGCGTTTTGATGAGAATGGTTACCGGGATAACAGCTTTGGCAACAATGGCGTGGCCCGGGCAATGACTCTTTCGTCGTACAATGTGATCAATGCCATTGCGCTGCAGAACGATGGCCGCGTAGTGGTGGCTGGCGCCACTCCCGGTGGCTCAGGCCTTGATTTTGCGCTATTGCGATTTAATCCTAATGGCAGCCTTGATAACAGCTTTGATGGCGATGGCAAAGCAACGACCTCTAATACGGGCGGCGACGACCTGGCATATGGTGTTGCGATTCAGTCTGACGGTAAAATTGTAGCTGCCGGATTCTCCGGATCTCAGCCTAACTATACACTTGTGCGCTACCTGGGTGGCGATGGCGTAAACGTGAATGAAATAGCTAATAACGCAAGCCTGAAAGTTTATCCTAACCCGGGCAGTGGTTTGTTTGTGATGCAAACGGCTAATGCAGATGTGGCATACACTGTGACGGATATAAATGGCCGTATTGTTTCAACAGGTCTTACAGCAAAAGGACAAACAACCGTAGACCTGACGAAAAATGCTAACGGTATTTACCTGCTGCAAATAGAAAACGAAACAGTGAAGCTGGTGAAGCAGTAA
- a CDS encoding MCP four helix bundle domain-containing protein has product MKWAYYVQHKLKAAFVLTGIIVVVLLNNFLDRRNFSNLDETMVSINNDRLKPAAYIFEISSNLYRKRLLHDENNFHTPEQLSALAVQYNRNIALLMKDYETTVLTTEEKKQWTAFRQNLQNYNDLEASWLRLHNDNREAATAMHGNIDRRFDATMQTLDKLNRIQVGEGDNLTKSTHSIVNSTMVMSYLEISLLIILGIFALVILSVSDNALFRQQQNQVWN; this is encoded by the coding sequence ATGAAATGGGCATATTATGTACAGCATAAGCTGAAGGCGGCGTTTGTGCTTACCGGTATCATTGTGGTAGTGCTGTTGAATAATTTCCTTGATAGAAGGAACTTTTCGAACCTGGATGAAACCATGGTGTCCATCAATAACGACAGGCTGAAGCCTGCTGCCTATATCTTCGAGATTAGCAGCAACCTGTACCGCAAGCGCCTGCTGCACGACGAGAATAATTTCCACACGCCTGAGCAGCTTAGCGCACTCGCGGTGCAATACAACCGCAACATTGCCCTGCTGATGAAAGATTATGAAACTACTGTGCTAACGACGGAGGAGAAAAAGCAATGGACCGCATTCAGGCAAAACCTGCAAAACTATAACGACCTCGAAGCATCGTGGCTGCGCCTGCACAACGACAACCGCGAAGCCGCAACAGCCATGCATGGAAATATAGACCGGCGCTTTGATGCCACCATGCAAACCCTCGACAAACTAAACCGCATACAAGTGGGCGAGGGGGATAACCTCACCAAGAGCACACATTCTATTGTCAACAGTACTATGGTAATGTCGTATCTCGAGATATCACTGCTCATCATCCTCGGCATATTTGCTTTGGTGATACTGAGTGTGTCAGACAATGCACTGTTCCGCCAGCAGCAAAACCAGGTGTGGAACTAG
- a CDS encoding DinB family protein: protein MTEELLKEFKEHSTYRIERNTPRIVTCLGQLSEDEVWQRPNESSNSVGNLILHLCGNITQYIISSIGHQPDNRDRDTEFLTTGGFTKRELLDKLGDTVLEAVRVINEASIEELLRVRTVQGYTYSGIGNIIHVTEHYSYHTGQIAFWTKLLKNKDLGFYANINLNAKNE from the coding sequence ATGACAGAAGAACTGTTAAAAGAATTTAAAGAACACAGTACCTACCGCATAGAGCGCAATACACCGCGCATCGTCACCTGCCTGGGGCAACTTAGCGAAGACGAAGTATGGCAGCGACCCAATGAATCGTCTAACAGCGTGGGAAACCTCATTCTGCACCTTTGCGGTAACATCACGCAATACATCATATCTTCCATAGGTCACCAACCTGATAACCGTGACCGGGATACAGAGTTTTTGACCACTGGTGGTTTCACTAAGCGCGAACTATTAGACAAACTGGGAGATACAGTGCTGGAAGCCGTGCGTGTGATCAATGAAGCCAGTATTGAGGAATTACTGCGCGTGCGCACGGTGCAGGGGTATACTTATTCAGGCATCGGCAACATCATTCACGTCACCGAACATTATTCTTACCACACCGGCCAGATAGCCTTCTGGACCAAGCTGCTGAAGAACAAAGACCTTGGCTTTTACGCCAACATCAACCTGAACGCTAAGAACGAGTAG
- a CDS encoding glycosyltransferase family protein yields MKILFAIQGTGNGHLSRARDIYPELAKYGEVDVLISGIQADVELPYPVKYKYYGMSFIFGKNGGVDIWATARKLRLRKLIRDIKQLPVEDYDLVINDFEPVSAWACKLKNKPCISLSHQCAVLNPHAPMPEHADLMGTLVLKRYAPVTAAYGFHFQSYDKNIFTPVIRREIRELQPTDEGHYTVYLPAYDDNTLCEHLSKFPEANWQVFSKHNKGAYTLKNVRIMPIDNDAFIRSMASSTGVLCGAGFEGPAEALHLGKKLMVIPMQTQYEQQCNAAALKEMGVPVIRSLSKKYHEDIRQWLLNNERVRVSYPDMTTQIVRKVVATHAVLNATPEAAFA; encoded by the coding sequence ATGAAAATACTCTTTGCAATACAAGGCACCGGCAATGGCCACCTGAGTCGCGCGCGCGATATCTATCCCGAGCTGGCGAAATATGGCGAAGTGGATGTATTGATAAGCGGCATACAGGCCGATGTGGAGCTGCCTTACCCGGTAAAGTATAAGTACTATGGTATGAGTTTCATCTTCGGCAAGAATGGAGGCGTGGATATCTGGGCTACTGCACGTAAGCTGCGCCTGCGTAAGCTGATACGCGATATCAAACAATTGCCTGTAGAAGACTACGATCTCGTCATCAATGATTTTGAACCGGTATCTGCATGGGCCTGCAAGCTGAAAAATAAACCTTGTATTTCGCTGAGCCACCAGTGCGCTGTGCTGAACCCTCATGCACCAATGCCCGAACATGCAGACCTGATGGGCACCTTGGTATTGAAACGTTATGCACCCGTGACAGCAGCTTATGGTTTCCATTTCCAGTCGTACGATAAGAATATTTTTACCCCTGTTATAAGAAGAGAGATAAGAGAGCTGCAACCAACGGATGAAGGACACTACACCGTTTACCTCCCCGCCTATGACGACAACACCTTGTGCGAACACCTGTCGAAGTTTCCTGAAGCTAACTGGCAGGTGTTCTCCAAGCACAACAAGGGCGCTTACACACTGAAGAATGTCCGCATCATGCCGATAGACAATGATGCATTCATCCGGTCTATGGCGAGTAGCACCGGTGTGCTATGCGGTGCTGGTTTTGAAGGACCCGCGGAGGCGCTGCACCTGGGCAAGAAGCTGATGGTAATACCCATGCAAACGCAATATGAGCAGCAATGCAATGCAGCCGCGCTGAAAGAAATGGGGGTGCCCGTTATTAGATCATTGTCGAAGAAATATCATGAAGACATACGCCAGTGGCTGCTGAATAATGAACGCGTACGCGTAAGCTACCCTGATATGACCACGCAGATAGTGCGCAAAGTAGTGGCCACGCACGCCGTGCTCAATGCAACACCTGAAGCTGCGTTTGCCTAA
- a CDS encoding UDP-2,3-diacylglucosamine diphosphatase codes for MAKREVDIVVLSDVHLGTYGCRAKELLQYLKSIKPKAVVLNGDIIDIWQFSKRYWPSTHMMVIKHLIGLIAKEVPVYYIPGNHDELLRRFKGLQLGSLKITNKLSMKLNGEKVWIFHGDVFDVVMQHSKWLAKLGAVGYDTLIIINSLVNFCSEKMGRGKVSLSKKIKNTVKSAVKFVNKFEATVCDIAVDNQFNYVVCGHIHHPEIRTVETEKGNVVYMNSGDWIENLTALEYHENAWSIYRYADDAVAQAIDIDKKKIKESPKELMASLLTELNMKRKPVIEDGGLKNIEAA; via the coding sequence ATGGCAAAAAGAGAAGTGGATATAGTTGTGTTGTCGGATGTGCACCTGGGCACTTATGGGTGCCGCGCAAAGGAGCTGCTGCAATATTTAAAAAGCATTAAGCCCAAGGCTGTAGTGTTGAATGGAGATATCATTGATATCTGGCAATTCAGCAAGCGCTACTGGCCATCTACCCACATGATGGTGATCAAACACCTGATAGGGCTTATTGCCAAAGAAGTGCCGGTATATTATATACCGGGCAACCACGACGAACTGTTGCGACGTTTCAAAGGACTGCAACTGGGCTCGCTCAAGATCACCAACAAGCTAAGCATGAAGCTGAATGGCGAAAAGGTGTGGATATTTCACGGAGACGTGTTTGACGTGGTGATGCAGCACAGCAAGTGGCTGGCAAAGCTGGGAGCAGTGGGTTACGATACGCTGATCATCATCAATAGTCTGGTGAATTTCTGCAGCGAGAAGATGGGCAGGGGCAAAGTATCGCTATCGAAAAAGATAAAGAATACCGTAAAGAGCGCGGTCAAGTTTGTCAACAAGTTTGAGGCCACCGTGTGTGATATAGCCGTAGATAACCAGTTCAATTACGTAGTGTGCGGCCATATACACCATCCTGAAATAAGAACGGTAGAAACAGAGAAGGGCAACGTTGTATATATGAACTCGGGCGACTGGATAGAAAATCTCACTGCGCTAGAGTATCATGAAAATGCCTGGAGTATATACCGCTACGCCGATGACGCGGTGGCGCAGGCTATAGACATAGATAAGAAGAAGATCAAAGAATCGCCGAAGGAACTGATGGCATCGCTGCTCACCGAACTGAACATGAAGCGCAAGCCGGTGATAGAAGATGGCGGGCTGAAGAATATAGAAGCTGCATAA
- a CDS encoding ABC-F family ATP-binding cassette domain-containing protein, whose amino-acid sequence MLILQGVRYAHPNGDILFNDLNLSIGRTDKAALVGNNGAGKSTLLQLLAGQLLPLQGTITANTKPYYVPQHFGQYNQLTIAEALGVSNKLLALHEILAGNVTEHNMTTLDDDWTIEERCAEALAHWQLSGFSLDKKLDTLSGGEKTKVFLAGMEIHRPEIVLMDEPTNHLDLAARKLLYEYITTTNVTLVVVSHDRTLLNLLSHTYELSKQGIATYGGNYEFYAEQKAIEQEAFNAGLKSKEKELRKAKQTERETIERQQKLDARGKNKQEKSGVPTIMMNTLRNSAEKSTARIKDVHADKISGISDELNSLRKQAPAKDKMKLGFDDSQLHKGKILVQGKDINLAFNDRQLWQTPISLTITSGQRLAIKGNNGSGKTTLVQVLLGQMQPTTGSVELADFSYVYIDQDYSLVDNSLTVYEQAQTFNSENLEEHEVKSRLTHFLFTAQWWDKPCSTLSGGEKMRLMLCCLSLGTKQPDMIILDEPTNNLDMQNVDILTEAINDYKGTLIVISHDEHFLQLVDIQQEMAL is encoded by the coding sequence ATGCTTATTCTTCAAGGCGTTCGCTACGCCCACCCCAATGGGGATATACTATTTAATGATCTCAACCTAAGTATTGGCAGAACCGATAAGGCTGCACTTGTAGGCAATAATGGTGCCGGCAAATCCACCCTGCTCCAACTGCTGGCCGGGCAACTATTGCCCCTGCAAGGCACTATTACCGCCAATACCAAACCATATTATGTACCGCAACATTTTGGGCAGTACAACCAGCTTACTATTGCCGAGGCGCTGGGCGTAAGTAATAAACTATTAGCCCTGCACGAGATACTGGCTGGCAATGTTACCGAACACAACATGACCACCCTCGATGACGATTGGACTATCGAGGAACGTTGTGCAGAAGCATTGGCCCACTGGCAGCTAAGTGGGTTCTCACTCGATAAAAAGTTGGACACACTAAGCGGTGGAGAGAAAACAAAAGTCTTCCTGGCGGGAATGGAGATACACCGACCAGAGATCGTGTTAATGGATGAACCCACCAACCACCTGGATCTTGCAGCAAGAAAACTGCTGTACGAATACATCACTACTACTAACGTCACCTTAGTTGTGGTCAGTCACGATCGTACCCTGCTTAACCTGCTCAGTCATACTTATGAGCTGAGCAAACAAGGCATCGCAACTTATGGCGGCAACTACGAGTTCTACGCAGAGCAGAAGGCAATAGAACAGGAAGCATTCAACGCCGGGCTAAAGAGCAAAGAGAAAGAACTACGCAAAGCCAAACAGACAGAGCGCGAAACTATAGAGCGCCAGCAAAAGCTGGATGCACGTGGCAAAAACAAACAAGAGAAATCGGGTGTGCCTACCATCATGATGAACACCCTGCGCAACAGCGCGGAGAAGAGCACAGCGCGCATCAAAGACGTACATGCAGACAAGATCAGTGGCATTTCGGATGAACTGAACAGCCTACGCAAACAAGCTCCGGCCAAGGACAAAATGAAACTGGGCTTCGATGACTCGCAGCTGCACAAAGGCAAGATATTGGTGCAGGGCAAAGACATCAACCTCGCTTTCAATGATCGGCAATTGTGGCAAACACCGATATCTCTCACCATCACCAGCGGGCAGCGCCTGGCCATCAAAGGCAATAATGGCTCGGGCAAAACAACGCTTGTGCAGGTGCTGTTGGGACAAATGCAGCCAACAACGGGAAGTGTTGAACTCGCAGACTTCAGCTACGTGTACATCGACCAGGATTATTCGCTTGTCGATAATTCACTAACTGTATACGAACAGGCTCAGACCTTCAACAGCGAGAACCTCGAAGAACACGAAGTAAAAAGCAGGCTCACACATTTTCTGTTCACGGCGCAATGGTGGGACAAGCCATGCTCCACCCTGAGTGGGGGCGAAAAAATGCGGCTGATGCTTTGTTGCCTTAGCCTGGGTACCAAGCAACCGGACATGATCATACTCGATGAACCCACCAACAACCTGGACATGCAGAACGTGGACATACTAACCGAGGCGATAAATGATTATAAAGGAACACTTATTGTCATCTCGCATGATGAACATTTTTTGCAGCTGGTTGATATTCAACAGGAAATGGCGTTATAA
- a CDS encoding T9SS type A sorting domain-containing protein, which translates to MIRNFYSFFLLFIVAITTARAQRNVDLQLLPTRTSTHPLHLQDIAPYDTVLYNDTFKYYTEWNVVNLGPDSVQPGDTLCIKSMNNTLSKNTNITLAPGDTITLAPPQGSFVFSPPANATFPYIDTLIWCDSLFAVTPASATSITDPPANNHNCVPIVAYAIKMSNGINDIAGNQALRLYPNPATDKLTIEFDLGGSAQKAQVVLRNLLGAQVYNRLLETGTKAHSIDVGHLPKGLYIAELRYDGHIFVQKLSIQ; encoded by the coding sequence ATGATTAGAAACTTTTACTCTTTTTTCCTGCTCTTTATTGTGGCCATAACAACAGCGCGTGCGCAACGGAACGTAGACCTGCAATTACTACCAACCAGGACATCCACCCACCCGTTACACCTGCAAGATATTGCCCCTTATGATACCGTGCTGTATAACGACACCTTTAAGTACTATACCGAATGGAACGTCGTCAATCTCGGGCCGGATTCTGTGCAACCTGGCGACACGTTATGCATTAAGTCCATGAATAATACTCTATCTAAAAACACTAATATCACCTTGGCGCCCGGCGATACAATAACCCTCGCTCCACCTCAGGGCAGTTTTGTATTCAGTCCCCCGGCCAATGCAACCTTTCCCTACATAGATACGTTGATCTGGTGCGATAGTTTGTTTGCTGTTACACCTGCTTCGGCTACCTCTATTACCGACCCACCGGCCAATAATCACAACTGCGTTCCGATAGTGGCTTATGCGATCAAAATGAGTAACGGCATTAATGACATCGCGGGCAACCAGGCGCTCCGTTTATACCCTAACCCCGCCACCGACAAACTCACAATAGAGTTTGACCTTGGAGGCAGTGCGCAGAAGGCGCAAGTAGTGTTGCGCAACCTCTTAGGCGCGCAGGTGTACAACCGCCTCCTGGAAACCGGCACTAAGGCACACAGCATCGATGTAGGACATTTGCCTAAAGGCCTCTACATTGCCGAACTGCGGTACGATGGACACATCTTTGTGCAAAAACTAAGTATTCAATAG
- a CDS encoding T9SS type A sorting domain-containing protein: protein MHSIDISHLPPGAYTAELHYDNQCMISKVIKQ, encoded by the coding sequence ATGCATAGTATCGACATTAGCCACCTGCCACCCGGCGCGTACACCGCCGAACTGCACTACGACAACCAGTGCATGATCAGCAAAGTGATAAAACAATAA
- a CDS encoding T9SS type A sorting domain-containing protein encodes MRNLYFLLFILFTAHFTTLAQRQVNLQMIGMKVGSSATNTQLMGPYYRLYHDNKTEYFFAFVFKNLGPDPLLKFDTVTVSYANGTQYTGNHFIANAGDTISFVPNLGSAVFYMPFGASLPSADTMYWCDTVWVSAGPTNSPLIDPDPANNIACHWVEAYYDWRLGVDDLSSRHNELLVFPNPASTSLTIKHTYNGFAKKAKIILRNILGAEVYTQTVQTTSGTLTHTADISYLPAGLYTAEVHYNGRTIIQKFSVQ; translated from the coding sequence ATGAGAAACCTGTACTTCCTATTGTTTATTTTATTCACTGCACATTTCACCACTTTAGCCCAGCGGCAGGTCAACCTGCAGATGATTGGTATGAAGGTTGGCAGCAGCGCCACCAATACCCAGCTCATGGGTCCTTACTACCGCCTCTACCACGATAACAAAACAGAGTATTTCTTCGCTTTCGTTTTCAAGAACCTGGGGCCGGATCCATTATTGAAATTCGACACCGTGACTGTCAGCTACGCAAACGGTACACAGTACACGGGCAATCATTTTATTGCGAACGCCGGTGATACTATCTCATTCGTGCCGAATTTAGGAAGCGCTGTTTTTTACATGCCCTTCGGGGCCAGCTTGCCTTCCGCCGACACCATGTATTGGTGCGATACGGTGTGGGTGTCTGCAGGCCCTACTAATAGCCCGCTTATTGACCCTGACCCGGCCAACAACATTGCCTGCCATTGGGTAGAGGCCTATTACGACTGGCGCCTCGGAGTTGACGATTTATCATCCAGACATAACGAGCTGCTGGTCTTTCCTAATCCTGCTTCTACCTCGCTAACGATAAAACACACCTACAATGGCTTCGCAAAAAAAGCAAAGATCATTTTGCGGAATATATTAGGTGCAGAAGTATATACCCAGACCGTACAGACCACCTCGGGAACACTAACTCATACCGCTGACATCAGCTACCTGCCGGCAGGACTTTACACCGCAGAAGTACACTATAACGGCCGAACGATCATTCAAAAGTTCTCGGTACAATAG
- a CDS encoding T9SS type A sorting domain-containing protein, with the protein MTKKICVLLFCIIVAHMAAWAQRKADMRILQIRYGTSPGNMQPMTHYKTVNYDNKTEYFFEFVIKNSGPNSLLKFDTLAVYLNGNKYYTDQLVLSPGDTAVFTPQGNNLVFNIPPGKIIPRSDTLYWCDSVRITGEVINGVLLDADLSNNIFCHFVDAHYAWPTEIADVQGVHGELQLFPNPVSASLTIKYACGVQMRNTQVTLRNMLGAAVYTQAIQDAPGNLTHTADISHLPAGLYTVELHYNSRTIIQKFSVQ; encoded by the coding sequence ATGACCAAAAAAATCTGCGTCCTGTTATTCTGCATTATTGTCGCCCACATGGCCGCATGGGCACAGCGAAAGGCTGACATGCGCATACTGCAAATACGGTATGGCACCAGTCCAGGCAACATGCAACCGATGACCCATTATAAAACGGTCAATTACGACAACAAAACGGAATACTTCTTTGAATTCGTTATAAAAAACTCAGGCCCCAATTCTCTATTAAAGTTCGACACCCTGGCGGTCTATCTCAATGGCAACAAATATTACACCGATCAACTTGTATTAAGCCCCGGCGACACAGCTGTGTTCACACCCCAGGGAAACAACCTGGTTTTTAATATTCCTCCGGGTAAGATTATCCCCCGATCAGATACCCTTTATTGGTGCGATAGCGTGCGGATAACCGGGGAGGTCATAAATGGCGTACTTCTTGACGCAGACTTGAGCAATAACATTTTCTGTCATTTTGTTGATGCACATTATGCCTGGCCAACAGAAATAGCAGATGTGCAAGGCGTGCACGGCGAACTGCAACTCTTTCCAAATCCTGTCTCCGCATCGCTCACAATAAAATACGCATGCGGCGTTCAAATGAGAAACACACAGGTTACACTACGAAATATGTTAGGAGCCGCGGTATATACTCAGGCAATACAAGATGCCCCGGGCAACCTAACCCATACCGCTGACATCAGCCACCTGCCTGCAGGACTTTACACCGTAGAATTGCACTATAACAGCCGAACGATCATTCAAAAGTTCTCCGTACAATAG
- a CDS encoding T9SS type A sorting domain-containing protein, whose translation MIKLLYAFSLLFIASITTVHAQRTADVALQLRQVSAPNNKNSLDTMTPYQTLIHDGKTVYYMYWSVVNLGPDTIYTADSIYVKLGWRASKSDVLLVPNIAPGEAFGIIPASIVAPSTLVGAVVLQPPHNMPIPSTDTLNWCDSLVIIAGASHSALIDPNMANNRSCTPIIVKTEWPVSVNDVSLQEHGFTIYPNPATGYVTIKLNERLTADATITLRDIVGKPVYSHLLKGTSGTVTHSFNVAHLPPGLYTAELHYNDRTIIQKFSIQ comes from the coding sequence ATGATAAAGCTCCTTTACGCTTTCTCCCTGCTTTTTATTGCATCTATAACAACTGTGCACGCACAGCGAACAGCCGACGTTGCGCTTCAACTGCGCCAGGTCAGCGCACCAAACAATAAGAATAGTTTGGATACTATGACGCCCTACCAAACCCTGATACACGATGGGAAGACTGTTTACTACATGTATTGGTCAGTAGTAAATCTTGGGCCCGATACCATTTATACAGCCGACTCTATTTATGTAAAGTTAGGTTGGCGTGCATCCAAATCAGATGTGCTCCTTGTTCCCAATATCGCACCCGGCGAAGCTTTTGGTATAATACCCGCCTCCATCGTTGCCCCGTCTACCCTCGTCGGTGCAGTTGTTTTGCAACCGCCGCACAACATGCCTATTCCCTCTACCGACACGCTAAACTGGTGCGACAGCCTGGTTATAATAGCCGGCGCGTCACACTCCGCGCTAATAGACCCGAACATGGCCAATAACCGTTCCTGTACCCCGATAATTGTCAAGACCGAGTGGCCGGTTAGCGTCAACGATGTTTCGTTGCAGGAGCATGGTTTCACCATCTATCCTAATCCTGCTACCGGGTATGTCACAATAAAGCTCAACGAACGATTGACGGCTGATGCCACAATAACCCTGCGCGACATAGTGGGAAAGCCTGTTTACAGCCATCTGCTTAAAGGGACCTCCGGCACTGTAACGCACAGTTTCAATGTCGCGCATTTACCGCCCGGGCTTTACACCGCAGAATTGCACTACAACGACCGAACGATCATTCAAAAGTTCTCGATACAATAG